The genomic stretch TTCTATCTTTTTGATATTCATGAAGAACAAATTCCCATGCAATAGGAATAAAAATCAATAGTGCCCCAATTGCTGCATAGAAATATCTCAAGTCCAGCCCTGCAACAAATAAAATTGTAGCAATTATGGCGATGAACACAGAAGCTGTTCCCAAGTCAGGTTGTTTTAAAACAAGAACTATAGGAATTGCAGTGAAAATTAATACTTTTACCAATGTTTTGAATTTATTAATATTTTCCTGCATTGTAACAACTTTTGCAAAAAATATTACCATGAGCAATTTAGAAATCTCAGACGGTTGAAACGAAAATGGTCCAATTTTTATCCATCTCTGACCACCAAGCACATTTATACCTTTTATGTCTACATACAAAAGCAGACTAACCATTATCATATAAATAATAACATAAAAGTTTGCAAATATTCTATAGTCAATTAACGAAAAAATGAAGTACAAGCTCAGTCCCAAACAAAACCAGATGACTTGCGAAATGACCAATTTATATTTTCCTGTCTCCAGAACATTAGTTGCACTTGCAATTAGAATAAAACCAGTAAGACAAAGAATTATCACTAAAATGGTTAAAAAAGCATTGAACCTTTTTTTTATCGTTTGTTCGTTTTTGACCATCATTTTAGTCGTCAGCCTCGTTGTTTAAAATCTCAGTTTTCTTTACAGATTTTATAGGAATGTTGGCAATAAGTGCAGGAACAAATTCGCCTTTCTGCTCAGACGGTGTTCTGGTTATTTGAATTTCCAAGAGCTTGTCGTCAATCACTATGTATTTTTGTATAGCTTTTAAGATTTCATTTTTTATCAACTCTAAAAGTTCTGGAGACACGTTTGCCCTGTCGTGAATAATAACAAGTTTTAGCCTCTCCTTTGCAATGTCTTTTGAAGCCTGTTTGTTAAAAAACTTGTTAAAAAATTCAAACATTCTTATTCCTCCTAAGAATTATTTAACCCAAAAAGCTTTTTTAGCCTGCTCAAAAATCCTAAATTTTCTTCTTCATTCACAATAGGAATATTCTCTCCCAAGATTCTTCTTGCTATATTCCTATACTCTTGTCCTGCTCTTGATTTTTCATCCATTACAACAGGTTCTCCTTTGTTAGTAGATATTATAATCTTTTCATCGTCAGGTATTATTCCAAGAAGTTCTATCGAAAGAATTTCAAGAATATCATCAATATCCATCATATCTCCACGTTTGACCATATCAAATCTTATCCTGTTTATAATAAGCTTAGGATTGTGCAGCTCATATGCTTCTAAAAGGCCAATAATCCTGTCGGCGTCACGTACAGCAGATACCTCCGGGGTTGTTACCACAATTGCTTTTTGTGCACCTGCAATTGCATTTTTAAAGCCTTGCTCAATTCCTGCAGGACAGTCAATCAAGATAAAATCAAAATCGTCCTTCAACTGTTCGCACAAAGCTTTCATTTGCTCAGGCGAAACAGCAGTTTTGTCCTTTGACTGGGCAGCAGGAAGTAAGTAAAGTCCATCAAACCTTTTATCCTTAATTAAAGCCTGTTTTGGTTTGCATCTTCCTTCTACAACATCTACAATGTCAAATACAATTCTGTTCTCAAGCCCCATAACAACATCTAAATTCCTAAGACCTATGTCAGCATCAATCAAAAGAACCCTTTTCCCCAAAACGCTTAAATATGTTCCTACATTTGCAGTAGTTGTTGTCTTACCAACTCCACCTTTGCCAGATGTAATTACATAAACCTCTCCCATCTTCTAAAACTCTCCTTTTTTGGTTATTTTAAAATTGTGAAACAGGCTTAACGACTATCACATCATTTTCTATATAAGCTATCTCAGCAATTGACTTTTCACGTTTATTTTCTTCATCAGGTGATCTTGCAATTATATTGGCAATCCTAATTTGAACAGGGTCCATCTCAAGCGCAAAAACAACAGCATTTTTGTTCCCTGAAATGCCCGCATGTGCAA from Caldicellulosiruptor kronotskyensis 2002 encodes the following:
- the rodA gene encoding rod shape-determining protein RodA, translating into MMVKNEQTIKKRFNAFLTILVIILCLTGFILIASATNVLETGKYKLVISQVIWFCLGLSLYFIFSLIDYRIFANFYVIIYMIMVSLLLYVDIKGINVLGGQRWIKIGPFSFQPSEISKLLMVIFFAKVVTMQENINKFKTLVKVLIFTAIPIVLVLKQPDLGTASVFIAIIATILFVAGLDLRYFYAAIGALLIFIPIAWEFVLHEYQKDRIRIFLNPQLDPMGKGWQVIYSQIAIGSGRVFGKGLFMGTINRLDYLPVKESDFIFGVAGEELGFVGCIIIIVIYALLILSLIKIASTCKDKLGSYIVAGVAGMFGFQMFVNIAMTLGIMPVTGIPLPFVSYGGSSMLTSMASLGIVQSIYKENIKTMF
- the minD gene encoding septum site-determining protein MinD codes for the protein MGEVYVITSGKGGVGKTTTTANVGTYLSVLGKRVLLIDADIGLRNLDVVMGLENRIVFDIVDVVEGRCKPKQALIKDKRFDGLYLLPAAQSKDKTAVSPEQMKALCEQLKDDFDFILIDCPAGIEQGFKNAIAGAQKAIVVTTPEVSAVRDADRIIGLLEAYELHNPKLIINRIRFDMVKRGDMMDIDDILEILSIELLGIIPDDEKIIISTNKGEPVVMDEKSRAGQEYRNIARRILGENIPIVNEEENLGFLSRLKKLFGLNNS
- the minE gene encoding cell division topological specificity factor MinE, with protein sequence MFEFFNKFFNKQASKDIAKERLKLVIIHDRANVSPELLELIKNEILKAIQKYIVIDDKLLEIQITRTPSEQKGEFVPALIANIPIKSVKKTEILNNEADD